From the Methanobrevibacter sp. genome, the window GAGTTGTTCCGTTTTCAACATTTTCAAACGGCAAATAATCATCAGTCTTTTCAGGCCTTTTTCTTGGAACTATTTCAATATCATCTTCAACAACTATCTTTTCTCTCATGTGTCCTATAACTTCATCAGCCATTACAAATACAGGACATCTGTATTCTTCAGCTAAATTGAATGCTTTTATTGTGAAATCAAAGAATTCCTGAACGCTTGATGGGGACAATGCAATCGGTTCATAGTCTCCGTGAGATCCCCAGCGAGCCTGCATCATGTCTCCCTGTGCAGCCATTGTTGGCTGTGCTGTTGAAGGGGATCCTCTTTGAACATCAACAATTACAATTGGAGTTTCGCTCATGAACGCATAACCGATATTTTCCTGCATCAGAGATATTCCCGGACCGGATGTTGCTGTCATTGATTTGGCTCCTCCCCATGAACCGCCAATAATTGCACCTGCAGATGCGATTTCATCTTCCATTTGAACAAATGAACCTCCAACCTTTGGCAATTCACGAGCCAAAGTTTCTGCAACTTCAGTAGATGGAGTGATAGGATAACCTGCAAAGAATCTGCAACCTGCAGTTATTGCTCCTTTAGCGCATGCTTCATTTCCTTGTATAAAAAATTCTTCAGCCATTTTAACACCTACTTTTTCCCCTTTGTGAAATTAGGATTGAAATTTAAATCATTGTCATCTTTCATCCACCAATTTTCAGCCAAATCTACTGTAATTGCTTGGTCAGGACATGCAACTTCACAAGTGCCACATTTAGTACAGCGGTCTTCAAACTTAACAAAAGGCAATTGTACTCCTTTTTTGTTAACTTCAGGAGATATTGCGTATACGTTTTTATAACACATGAATAAGCAAAGATGACATCCTTTACACAATTCTTCATCAATAATAATCAATTTTAAATCTCCTAATAATTCTATGATAAATAAATCTAGAATGTATATTATTTATGTTCATAAACATTTAAATATCTTATGTGAAATCGTGACAAATTCAAAAATTTATTAGAAATTAAAAACAAAATAATAATTATGAAACATTTATCAACACCAATTGCCGATGAGGACTTATCAGGATTAAATGTTGGAGATAAAATCACAATCTCCGGAACATTATATACCGGCCGTGATGCGGCATTGCCTCAGCTTGTTGAATTGATTAGAAAAAATGAAGTTCCATTTGATTTAAAAGGCATTGCAATAATGCATACTGCATTTAGCGATGCAGGAATTGCACCTACAACCAGCAGCAAAGTTGAAATCGAATCAACAATTGAACCATTAAGCAAATCAGGGGTTAAAATTCATATCGGAAAAGGAATGTTAAGTGATGAAACTGTCAAATCGTTAAATGTCCATA encodes:
- a CDS encoding 2-oxoacid:acceptor oxidoreductase subunit alpha, coding for MAEEFFIQGNEACAKGAITAGCRFFAGYPITPSTEVAETLARELPKVGGSFVQMEDEIASAGAIIGGSWGGAKSMTATSGPGISLMQENIGYAFMSETPIVIVDVQRGSPSTAQPTMAAQGDMMQARWGSHGDYEPIALSPSSVQEFFDFTIKAFNLAEEYRCPVFVMADEVIGHMREKIVVEDDIEIVPRKRPEKTDDYLPFENVENGTTPMPAFGDGFNIHVTGLTHDERGYPDTNNPETHDKLIQRICNKVLNNRDKICSIKAENCEDADVIIVSYGAPVRSAVEAVRIARENNQKVGYVKIDTPWPFPDEQLKEATKNASDIIVVEMNLGQMYYEVDRVLKRDANVHLMGVIGGLLPTPDEILDEVSRIGGN
- a CDS encoding fumarate hydratase C-terminal domain-containing protein; amino-acid sequence: MKHLSTPIADEDLSGLNVGDKITISGTLYTGRDAALPQLVELIRKNEVPFDLKGIAIMHTAFSDAGIAPTTSSKVEIESTIEPLSKSGVKIHIGKGMLSDETVKSLNVHNSIFVITPPVAALLTSKVLEKKCVLFENEGMEAMFELKVDKIPGIVAVKDGKRI